From the Marinomonas sp. THO17 genome, one window contains:
- the secF gene encoding protein translocase subunit SecF, with product MKVTNIPFMAMRKIVACFSIVLILISLASLAIKGLQFGLDFTGGTLIEVAYETAPQLDDVRQLLSDNGYDDVVVQNFGSPTDVVVRMANAYTPTLGDEVLASLQNNGEQSVTLQRSEFVGAQVGEELREQGGLGMLLALLIVMLYVAVRFQFKFSVASVAALAHDVIITLGFFSVFEVEFDLTVLAALLAVVGYSLNDTIVVCDRIRENFRIMRDTEPYDLINESINQTLGRTLITSMTTLFVLVVLFLFGGEAIHNFSMALLVGIVIGTYSSIFVAANLLLAMNVSREDLVPTPKEELEDELP from the coding sequence ATGAAAGTGACCAATATTCCATTTATGGCAATGCGTAAGATCGTTGCGTGTTTCTCTATCGTACTAATCCTTATTTCTTTAGCTTCACTGGCCATCAAAGGTTTGCAGTTTGGCCTCGACTTTACTGGCGGTACCTTGATTGAGGTGGCATATGAAACCGCCCCCCAATTGGATGATGTGCGTCAGTTGCTAAGTGATAATGGTTATGATGATGTTGTTGTTCAGAATTTTGGTTCGCCAACTGATGTAGTGGTACGCATGGCAAATGCTTACACCCCAACCTTGGGCGATGAAGTATTAGCCAGTTTGCAAAACAACGGCGAGCAATCCGTGACCTTGCAACGTTCTGAATTTGTTGGTGCACAAGTAGGTGAAGAGCTACGCGAGCAAGGTGGATTGGGGATGCTGTTGGCATTGCTCATTGTTATGTTGTACGTTGCGGTACGCTTCCAGTTCAAGTTCTCTGTGGCGTCTGTTGCAGCCTTAGCGCACGATGTGATCATCACCCTAGGTTTCTTCTCTGTATTTGAAGTGGAGTTTGATCTGACGGTGCTGGCGGCATTATTGGCGGTCGTGGGTTATTCATTGAATGATACAATCGTTGTATGTGATCGTATTCGTGAAAACTTCCGGATTATGCGTGATACAGAACCCTATGACTTGATCAACGAATCGATTAACCAAACCTTGGGTCGTACCTTGATTACCTCGATGACAACCTTGTTTGTTTTGGTTGTTTTATTCTTGTTTGGTGGCGAAGCCATTCACAACTTCTCAATGGCCTTACTGGTTGGTATTGTGATTGGTACTTATTCTTCTATCTTTGTCGCAGCTAACTTGTTGTTGGCTATGAACGTGAGTCGTGAAGATTTGGTGCCAACGCCAAAAGAGGAATTGGAAGACGAGCTACCATAA
- the secD gene encoding protein translocase subunit SecD, whose translation MLNKYPLWKYLLILLVLALGLLYAFPNLYPDDPALQLSTQKATALVDERTLQTAEAALKKANIELKSAELTSAGGTLRFNSGEDQLAAKPVVAAALGEDYVSALNLVPTTPQWLASLGAGPAKLGLDLRGGVHFLLEVDTPAALKQRLEVSSSEMKAALRKERIRYRSVTIADGVMSIRFLKESDLDLAENRLKDEFADYRYNTRQEGSDYFLDVTFTEAETQEIEAYALEQNLTTLRNRVNELGVAEPLVQRQGSNRIVVELPGVQDTAAAKRIIGATANLEFHLEAGLDDQGADVETLSFRDGSGRTARLERDIIITGDSVADASSSFDENGQPQVNISLDSKGGKQMTKVTRSAVGRNMAVVFIEHKSRSRFVEKDGKLEEVRRSYSEKGIISLATIQTTLGNSFRITGLDSPRESSELALLLRAGALAAPIYFVEERTIGPSLGAENIQLGVTSAQIGLLVVMLFMLVYYKVFGIFANISLALNIILLMACMSILSATLTLPGIAGIVLTMGMAVDANVLIFSRIKEELANGVPSQQAIHSGFNRAFTTIFDANITTLLVAVILFAVGTGPVKGFAVTLSLGILTSMFTAILVTRAQVNLVYGGGRKNKKLYI comes from the coding sequence ATGCTTAACAAGTACCCCTTGTGGAAGTATTTGCTAATTCTTCTTGTTTTGGCTTTGGGGCTACTCTATGCCTTCCCAAACCTTTATCCAGATGATCCAGCGTTACAACTCTCTACTCAAAAAGCCACTGCCCTAGTGGATGAGCGAACCCTACAAACTGCTGAGGCAGCGCTCAAAAAAGCGAATATCGAATTGAAATCAGCAGAGTTAACTTCTGCTGGTGGTACCTTGCGTTTCAATAGCGGTGAGGACCAATTGGCGGCGAAACCTGTTGTTGCTGCCGCCCTTGGTGAAGATTATGTTAGTGCTTTGAACTTGGTGCCGACAACGCCACAATGGTTGGCATCACTGGGTGCTGGCCCTGCTAAACTGGGTTTGGACTTGCGCGGAGGTGTGCATTTCCTATTGGAAGTGGATACGCCAGCGGCGCTCAAGCAGCGTTTGGAAGTGAGCAGCAGCGAAATGAAGGCAGCATTACGTAAAGAGCGAATTCGTTACCGTAGTGTGACCATAGCAGATGGCGTGATGTCTATTCGCTTCCTGAAAGAAAGCGACCTTGATTTGGCGGAAAACCGATTGAAAGATGAGTTTGCCGACTACCGTTACAACACTCGTCAAGAAGGCAGTGATTACTTCTTGGATGTGACCTTTACCGAAGCAGAAACGCAAGAAATTGAAGCTTATGCGTTAGAGCAAAACTTAACGACTTTGCGTAATCGTGTTAACGAATTAGGTGTAGCGGAACCTTTGGTACAGCGTCAAGGCAGCAACCGCATTGTTGTAGAGTTGCCGGGTGTACAAGATACGGCGGCGGCAAAACGTATTATCGGTGCGACAGCGAACTTGGAATTCCATTTGGAAGCGGGTCTGGACGATCAAGGTGCTGATGTCGAAACCTTGTCTTTCCGTGATGGTAGTGGTCGTACTGCACGTCTTGAGCGCGACATTATTATCACAGGTGACAGTGTGGCCGATGCCAGCTCATCATTTGATGAAAATGGTCAGCCACAGGTAAACATCAGCCTGGACTCCAAAGGCGGCAAACAGATGACGAAAGTCACGCGTTCTGCAGTGGGCCGAAATATGGCAGTGGTGTTTATTGAACACAAATCTCGCAGTCGATTTGTGGAAAAAGACGGTAAGCTAGAAGAAGTGCGTCGCAGTTACAGTGAAAAAGGGATTATCTCTTTAGCGACCATTCAGACTACCTTGGGCAACTCTTTCCGTATTACTGGGTTGGACAGTCCACGTGAATCTTCAGAATTAGCCCTATTGCTTCGAGCTGGTGCTTTGGCGGCACCAATTTACTTTGTTGAGGAGCGAACTATTGGCCCAAGCCTAGGGGCTGAAAATATTCAACTGGGTGTGACGTCGGCGCAGATTGGTTTGTTGGTGGTCATGTTATTCATGTTGGTTTACTACAAGGTATTTGGTATTTTCGCCAACATTTCTTTGGCCCTTAACATTATTCTCTTGATGGCTTGTATGTCCATTCTGTCGGCGACATTAACCTTGCCGGGGATTGCCGGGATTGTATTGACTATGGGGATGGCGGTGGACGCTAACGTGCTTATCTTCTCTAGGATAAAGGAAGAGCTTGCCAATGGTGTGCCAAGTCAACAAGCCATTCACTCAGGGTTCAACCGAGCTTTTACGACTATCTTTGATGCTAATATCACTACCTTACTGGTTGCGGTTATTTTATTTGCCGTGGGAACAGGGCCGGTGAAAGGCTTTGCAGTTACCTTATCGTTAGGTATTTTGACCTCCATGTTTACGGCTATTTTGGTAACACGTGCACAGGTTAACCTAGTGTACGGTGGTGGTCGTAAAAACAAGAAGCTTTATATTTAA
- the yajC gene encoding preprotein translocase subunit YajC: MIALISPAYAEGGAPADAGMFNLILLAGFVVIFYFLMWRPQAKRAKEHKNLIASLEKGTEVVTGGGVLGKVTKVDDTYVALEVSEGIEMKFQKSSVAAVLPKGTLKSI, encoded by the coding sequence ATGATCGCATTGATCTCACCAGCTTACGCTGAAGGTGGCGCACCAGCAGATGCAGGTATGTTTAACCTGATTCTACTTGCTGGCTTTGTTGTTATTTTCTACTTCTTAATGTGGCGTCCACAAGCAAAGCGTGCCAAAGAGCATAAAAACTTAATTGCTTCTTTGGAGAAAGGGACTGAAGTCGTAACAGGCGGTGGTGTCTTGGGTAAGGTAACAAAAGTAGACGACACTTATGTCGCTCTTGAAGTGTCTGAAGGCATTGAGATGAAATTCCAGAAGTCTTCTGTTGCGGCTGTGTTGCCGAAAGGAACATTAAAGTCGATTTAA
- the tgt gene encoding tRNA guanosine(34) transglycosylase Tgt: protein MDFELHTSSGKARRATLTFPRGKVETPAFMPVGTYGSVKGMLTRDIEEIGADIILGNTFHLWLRPGTEVIKAHGDLHDFTQWKKPILTDSGGFQVFSLGEMRKITEEGVSFRSPINGSKVFLSPEISMQVQRDLGSDIVMIFDECTPYPATPEVAAKSMRMSLRWAKRSKDEHGDSPSALFGIIQGSMYENLRDESLEGLVDIGFDGYAIGGLSVGEPKEEMIKVLDYITPKMPENKPRYLMGVGKPEDLVEGVRRGVDMFDCVMPTRNARNGHLFTSEGVVRIRNAKYRHDVEALDKECDCYTCKNFSRAYLHHLDKCQEMVGAQLNTIHNLRYYQTLMAGLRQALDEGRFDAFVDEFYAKRGLETPPLSE from the coding sequence ATGGATTTTGAGCTGCACACCAGTTCGGGTAAAGCGCGTCGCGCGACTTTGACCTTCCCCCGCGGTAAAGTTGAAACTCCGGCTTTTATGCCGGTTGGTACTTATGGTTCAGTGAAAGGTATGTTAACCAGAGATATTGAAGAAATCGGTGCCGATATTATTTTGGGTAATACTTTTCATCTTTGGTTACGCCCGGGTACGGAAGTGATAAAAGCACATGGTGATTTGCATGACTTTACCCAATGGAAAAAGCCCATTCTGACTGATTCAGGTGGCTTCCAAGTGTTTTCATTGGGAGAAATGCGCAAGATTACCGAAGAGGGAGTGAGCTTTCGCTCGCCAATTAATGGTTCCAAAGTATTTTTGAGTCCAGAAATTTCCATGCAAGTACAGCGTGATTTGGGCTCCGATATTGTTATGATCTTTGATGAATGTACACCTTACCCTGCCACGCCTGAGGTAGCTGCTAAGTCCATGAGAATGAGTTTACGCTGGGCGAAACGATCTAAAGATGAACATGGCGACAGTCCATCGGCTTTGTTTGGTATTATTCAGGGCAGCATGTATGAAAACCTGCGTGACGAGTCATTAGAAGGTTTGGTGGACATTGGCTTTGATGGTTATGCCATCGGTGGTTTGTCCGTTGGTGAGCCAAAAGAAGAAATGATCAAGGTATTGGATTACATCACGCCAAAAATGCCAGAAAACAAACCTCGTTATCTGATGGGGGTTGGCAAACCTGAAGACTTGGTAGAAGGGGTGCGCCGTGGTGTCGATATGTTCGATTGCGTTATGCCAACCCGTAATGCCCGTAATGGTCATTTGTTCACATCGGAAGGTGTGGTGCGCATTCGTAACGCGAAATATCGTCACGATGTGGAAGCTTTAGACAAAGAATGTGATTGTTATACTTGTAAAAACTTTTCTCGGGCCTATTTACATCATTTAGACAAATGTCAGGAAATGGTAGGAGCACAATTAAACACCATTCATAACCTGCGTTATTACCAAACCCTCATGGCGGGATTGCGTCAAGCGCTCGATGAAGGTAGATTTGACGCCTTTGTTGATGAGTTTTATGCAAAGCGCGGTTTAGAAACACCGCCTTTGAGTGAATAA
- the queA gene encoding tRNA preQ1(34) S-adenosylmethionine ribosyltransferase-isomerase QueA has product MLVSDYHFDLPDSLIANYPTEDRTASRLLHLEGPSGELVHRQFPELLDLVEAGDLMVFNNTRVIPARVFGQKESGGKLEILIERVINSTEALAHVRASKSPKEGSKIFLGQDKNEHIETTMLGRNGALFHLSFAEPVLDVLSRVGHMPLPPYIERPDEDSDQERYQTVYSEKPGAVAAPTAGLHFDDDLLAKLKDKGVEIAFVTLHVGAGTFQPMKVDKVEDHIMHAEYVEVDEQVVEQVKATKARGGRVIAVGTTSVRSLESASQSGEIAPMQDDTSIFIYPGYEFKTVDALVTNFHLPESTLIMLISAFAGYQEVMNAYRVAVEQKYRFFSYGDAMFVTRNAQAKGPQSED; this is encoded by the coding sequence ATGCTGGTTTCTGATTATCACTTTGACTTACCCGATTCTTTGATTGCCAACTATCCCACTGAAGATAGAACGGCGAGCCGTTTATTGCATCTTGAAGGTCCAAGCGGTGAGCTGGTTCATCGCCAATTTCCAGAGCTTTTGGATTTGGTGGAAGCCGGTGATTTAATGGTGTTCAACAATACTCGGGTGATTCCCGCTCGTGTGTTTGGTCAAAAAGAGTCAGGTGGCAAACTTGAAATCCTGATAGAAAGAGTGATTAATTCCACCGAAGCATTGGCTCATGTGCGTGCCAGTAAGTCCCCCAAAGAAGGCAGTAAGATCTTCCTAGGTCAGGATAAAAATGAGCATATTGAAACCACTATGTTGGGACGCAATGGTGCTTTATTTCATTTATCCTTCGCTGAACCTGTATTGGATGTCTTGTCTCGCGTCGGCCATATGCCATTGCCGCCTTACATTGAGCGTCCGGATGAAGACAGTGATCAGGAACGTTATCAAACGGTTTACAGTGAAAAGCCAGGTGCGGTTGCTGCACCAACAGCAGGTTTGCACTTTGATGATGATTTGTTAGCTAAGCTGAAAGATAAAGGCGTAGAAATTGCTTTTGTGACCTTACATGTTGGCGCGGGTACCTTTCAGCCTATGAAGGTCGATAAGGTGGAAGACCACATTATGCACGCTGAGTATGTGGAAGTGGATGAGCAGGTTGTTGAGCAGGTAAAGGCAACCAAGGCTCGAGGCGGTCGAGTGATTGCAGTAGGCACCACCAGTGTGCGCAGTTTAGAATCTGCCAGTCAGTCTGGAGAAATCGCCCCGATGCAAGACGATACCAGTATTTTTATTTATCCGGGCTATGAATTTAAGACAGTGGATGCCTTGGTAACCAACTTTCATTTACCTGAATCCACCTTAATTATGCTAATCAGTGCTTTTGCCGGATACCAGGAAGTGATGAATGCCTATCGGGTTGCAGTTGAGCAGAAGTACCGCTTTTTTAGTTATGGCGATGCCATGTTTGTAACACGAAATGCGCAGGCCAAAGGCCCGCAAAGTGAGGATTAA
- a CDS encoding DUF2986 domain-containing protein codes for MNRRKKIKSILTKKAKQANQKANPKNKPKYISKADRAKLAAQANQTVTPEVTSNETTTPGE; via the coding sequence ATGAACCGCCGCAAAAAGATCAAAAGCATTCTGACCAAGAAGGCGAAACAAGCCAACCAAAAAGCCAACCCGAAAAATAAGCCAAAATACATTTCCAAAGCGGATCGCGCCAAGTTAGCAGCACAAGCCAATCAAACAGTTACACCTGAGGTCACATCAAACGAAACAACAACACCTGGAGAATAA
- a CDS encoding VOC family protein, producing MQTTKINYVELPARDLELNKGFFRQAFGWDFVDYGTEYTAFKDAGLDGGFFKADFCSRPQQGAALVVLYNEDLEAVVDQVVAAGGTIEQVIFEFPGGRRFHFLDPCGNEWAVWGPLK from the coding sequence ATGCAAACGACAAAAATTAATTATGTAGAGTTACCCGCTCGGGATCTTGAGTTAAACAAAGGTTTTTTTCGTCAAGCCTTTGGTTGGGATTTTGTGGATTACGGTACTGAATACACAGCTTTTAAAGATGCGGGCTTAGATGGTGGTTTTTTTAAGGCAGATTTTTGTTCGCGTCCGCAACAAGGTGCCGCTTTGGTGGTGTTATATAACGAGGATCTGGAAGCGGTTGTTGATCAAGTAGTGGCTGCTGGTGGCACCATTGAGCAGGTAATTTTCGAATTTCCTGGTGGCCGTCGTTTTCACTTTTTAGACCCTTGTGGTAATGAGTGGGCTGTTTGGGGGCCTTTGAAATAG
- a CDS encoding DMT family transporter, translating to MWIVITLFAAACQSARTAYQNTLAHDAGFLHATMARSLYGLPLVSVYLLVVWFLFGGVQWPAEAIFWWAASSCAVAQMLATYFMLRAFRSGSFAMGTLLAKTEAVLAALIGLPLLHYTLTLGSWLGIALGVMGAIVMTVKWQNLRRAHKDASLLLGLASGFCFAITSVMASMASHALSGSIVTSAGMTLCYVLALQSLILVGLQAILSQDLLVSFRQHKGLSWKVGVLSSLGSIGWFTGFALVNPALVKTLGQIEILGTLYYSKVRFAEKIPKQQWLGGAMIVLSVILVVVSTAKDG from the coding sequence ATGTGGATTGTCATAACCTTATTTGCCGCGGCTTGTCAGTCAGCTCGAACGGCTTATCAAAACACCCTTGCCCATGATGCGGGCTTTCTTCATGCCACTATGGCACGTTCGTTATACGGTTTGCCTTTGGTGAGTGTGTATTTGCTGGTGGTTTGGTTCCTATTTGGCGGTGTGCAATGGCCAGCAGAAGCGATTTTTTGGTGGGCTGCTTCAAGCTGTGCTGTAGCGCAAATGTTAGCCACCTATTTCATGCTGCGTGCGTTCCGATCAGGTAGTTTTGCAATGGGAACCTTGTTAGCCAAAACAGAAGCCGTGTTGGCGGCATTAATTGGTTTGCCACTGCTGCATTACACATTAACCTTAGGATCATGGTTGGGCATTGCTTTGGGTGTAATGGGCGCCATTGTGATGACGGTGAAATGGCAGAACCTTCGTCGAGCACATAAAGATGCGTCATTACTGCTTGGTTTGGCCAGTGGTTTTTGCTTTGCTATTACCTCTGTCATGGCTTCCATGGCCAGTCATGCTTTATCCGGCTCCATTGTTACCAGTGCTGGGATGACCCTTTGTTATGTATTGGCATTGCAGTCACTCATTTTAGTAGGGCTGCAAGCGATACTAAGCCAAGATCTCTTAGTGTCCTTTCGCCAGCATAAAGGTTTAAGTTGGAAAGTAGGGGTATTAAGCTCACTGGGTTCCATTGGTTGGTTTACCGGTTTTGCTTTGGTGAATCCAGCTTTAGTAAAAACCCTTGGGCAAATCGAAATATTAGGCACCTTATATTATTCTAAGGTACGTTTTGCTGAAAAAATACCGAAACAACAATGGTTGGGTGGCGCTATGATTGTACTCAGTGTCATATTGGTTGTGGTATCGACGGCGAAAGATGGGTGA
- a CDS encoding 4-oxalocrotonate tautomerase family protein has protein sequence MPYVKIRITNEGVTKQQKQALIKGATDLLVEVLGKNPATTVVVIDEVETDNWGIAGEQVTELRKQK, from the coding sequence ATGCCTTACGTGAAAATTCGTATTACTAATGAAGGAGTGACCAAGCAGCAGAAACAAGCACTGATCAAAGGGGCGACGGATTTGTTGGTTGAGGTTCTAGGCAAGAATCCAGCGACTACTGTGGTGGTGATTGATGAAGTGGAGACCGACAATTGGGGGATTGCTGGTGAGCAGGTAACAGAGCTGCGTAAGCAAAAATAA
- a CDS encoding GtrA family protein codes for MKQILKHPLLRFALVGGIGFLVDMSSFALLSHWLDYAVARGLAFWIATSSNWWWNRHFTFAQQNKAAIVEWLQFLGGSIVAFVPNMICYVILNQLDAMQHLAFGHYIALVPGVLLGMMINYSLSRYWIFSSPPA; via the coding sequence ATGAAACAGATATTAAAGCACCCTCTTTTGCGCTTTGCTTTGGTTGGCGGAATCGGTTTTCTGGTGGATATGAGCAGCTTTGCTTTATTGAGTCACTGGCTGGATTATGCTGTCGCCCGAGGCTTGGCTTTTTGGATCGCGACCAGCAGTAATTGGTGGTGGAACCGTCATTTTACATTCGCACAACAAAATAAAGCCGCCATAGTGGAATGGTTGCAATTCCTTGGCGGCTCAATTGTGGCGTTTGTACCTAATATGATCTGCTATGTCATTCTCAATCAACTTGATGCCATGCAACACCTAGCTTTTGGCCACTATATTGCGTTAGTGCCCGGCGTGCTGCTCGGCATGATGATTAATTATAGTCTTTCTCGGTATTGGATTTTTTCATCGCCGCCCGCGTAA
- a CDS encoding pirin family protein — protein sequence MSKTILRKMPLEMFWPTFDPFLFCAFHNDDYPKGNGEMGPDAPLNNRPIGQDFSGIDGWRMYHGSKVPGFPAHPHRGFETVTIVNEGFVDHADSMGAAGRYGNGDTQWMTAGRGIQHSEMFPLLNEADRNPAELFQIWLNLPSKNKMVPPHFTMLWNEDTPVLTKQDSNGNEVKVKVIAGSIEGIKPLPCPPNSWAADSNNQVAIWLIDLAEHAEWTLPAAQAGLTRTLYFFEGEEAQIDDTTGLVNQAFLLKSEAELTMKNKGKPARFLLLQGRPINEHVEQHGPFVMNTRAELQQAFQDYQRTQFGGWPWPRHDQVHDKSKGRFAEHAEAN from the coding sequence ATGAGCAAGACCATTTTAAGAAAAATGCCACTGGAAATGTTTTGGCCAACTTTTGACCCTTTTTTGTTTTGTGCTTTTCATAACGATGATTACCCAAAAGGTAATGGTGAAATGGGGCCGGACGCGCCTTTGAATAATCGCCCCATCGGTCAAGATTTTTCAGGCATAGATGGTTGGCGTATGTATCATGGTAGTAAGGTGCCTGGATTTCCTGCTCATCCACATCGCGGTTTTGAGACGGTCACTATCGTCAACGAGGGTTTTGTTGATCATGCGGATTCTATGGGGGCCGCAGGCCGTTATGGCAATGGCGATACCCAATGGATGACGGCTGGTAGAGGTATTCAGCATTCAGAAATGTTTCCTTTACTGAATGAAGCCGATAGAAATCCAGCCGAATTGTTTCAAATATGGTTGAACTTGCCTAGCAAAAATAAAATGGTGCCACCGCATTTCACTATGCTATGGAATGAAGACACACCAGTGTTGACCAAGCAAGACTCAAATGGCAATGAAGTGAAGGTAAAAGTGATTGCAGGGTCAATAGAAGGAATTAAGCCATTGCCTTGTCCGCCAAACTCCTGGGCGGCGGACAGCAATAATCAGGTAGCCATTTGGTTGATTGATTTGGCTGAGCATGCTGAATGGACTTTACCAGCTGCACAAGCTGGATTAACTCGAACCTTATATTTTTTTGAAGGTGAAGAGGCGCAAATAGACGACACGACAGGCTTGGTGAATCAGGCATTCTTATTAAAAAGTGAAGCCGAATTGACGATGAAAAATAAGGGTAAGCCGGCACGATTTTTACTTTTGCAAGGTCGTCCGATCAATGAACATGTCGAGCAGCACGGCCCATTTGTTATGAATACTCGTGCAGAGTTGCAGCAAGCCTTTCAGGATTATCAGCGCACGCAATTTGGCGGCTGGCCTTGGCCTCGCCACGATCAAGTGCATGATAAAAGCAAGGGGCGTTTCGCTGAGCATGCCGAAGCGAACTAA
- a CDS encoding HAMP domain-containing sensor histidine kinase: protein MKQIKTAKQLTFTYFSVVAFAIIAFHFSMFQSVIENIELIYAENRMLKDKEIAVAQLQGTDLTQVAIPPFSMAYLGKENLPLGIVLDPTMKDDKPYELDEASDTDLEVFSMRSQVLINGQFRTLYIIHYDEIYESSEAQMFRTQSTQLFLSLLLLVVSLWVVMRIATRLTKPLSELSETLASRSANDVSAIPLPSGAATREVHQLVACFNDYQQQIGSLIERERAFNRYASHELRTPLMVLKGSITLLEKANSPDFVERQKVRMRQACQEMEDYISTLLSLTREEDLSAVAKRTVTKAEFEDILRAHSIYLIGDEVDMVLDIEQNLVTQMPEPILHILVGNILKNAMASTSQGEVRIHVLENSVRIIDTGCGLSGKPGGESYGLGLMIVRDICAKYACEFSLEDNSKEGCTAHLKFPN from the coding sequence ATGAAACAGATTAAAACCGCCAAGCAGCTCACCTTTACGTATTTTTCTGTGGTGGCCTTTGCCATTATTGCCTTTCATTTTTCGATGTTTCAGTCCGTGATTGAAAACATTGAACTCATATACGCAGAAAACCGCATGCTCAAAGATAAAGAAATTGCCGTGGCACAATTGCAGGGAACAGATTTAACTCAGGTTGCGATACCGCCATTTTCAATGGCTTATCTAGGAAAAGAAAATCTGCCACTAGGCATAGTGCTGGATCCCACTATGAAAGATGACAAACCATATGAACTGGATGAAGCATCGGATACTGATTTAGAAGTTTTCTCCATGCGTTCGCAAGTGTTGATTAACGGTCAATTTAGGACTTTATATATCATTCATTACGATGAAATTTATGAAAGCAGCGAAGCGCAAATGTTTCGTACTCAAAGTACCCAGTTGTTCTTATCTTTGCTGCTTTTAGTGGTCAGTTTGTGGGTGGTGATGCGCATTGCTACACGCTTAACCAAGCCTTTATCAGAGTTATCAGAAACATTGGCGAGTAGGAGTGCGAATGATGTTTCGGCGATTCCTTTACCCAGTGGTGCCGCCACCCGTGAAGTGCATCAGCTAGTGGCTTGTTTTAATGATTACCAGCAACAAATTGGCTCGCTGATTGAGCGAGAAAGGGCGTTTAATCGCTATGCCAGTCATGAGCTGAGAACCCCGCTTATGGTGTTAAAAGGGTCCATTACCCTATTGGAAAAAGCCAATTCACCAGACTTTGTGGAGCGCCAAAAAGTCAGGATGCGCCAAGCTTGTCAGGAAATGGAAGACTATATATCCACGCTTTTGTCTTTAACTCGTGAAGAAGATTTGTCGGCAGTGGCAAAGCGAACTGTGACGAAAGCGGAGTTTGAAGACATTTTGCGGGCGCATTCTATTTATCTTATCGGTGATGAGGTTGATATGGTGCTGGACATTGAACAGAACTTGGTCACCCAAATGCCCGAGCCTATTTTGCATATTTTGGTGGGCAACATATTAAAAAATGCCATGGCCTCAACCAGTCAGGGTGAAGTTCGTATTCATGTTTTAGAAAATAGCGTTCGTATAATAGACACAGGTTGTGGCTTATCTGGCAAGCCGGGTGGAGAGAGTTACGGATTAGGTCTCATGATAGTGCGAGATATCTGCGCCAAATACGCTTGTGAATTTAGCTTGGAAGATAATTCGAAAGAAGGTTGTACAGCGCATCTCAAATTCCCTAATTGA
- a CDS encoding response regulator transcription factor, with product MKLLLVEDHKDIAGVIFDYFELKGFDLDYANNGQHGYDLATAEHYDVIILDVMLPKMDGLTVCKSLREVGVDIPILMLTARDTKEDILAGFDSLADDYLVKPFDLEILDSRLQALVRRQQGKLANRTLSFGQLTLDTKNRMLQREGSRYALNPSQFTILKLLLLKAPDVVSKDEICDALWGDEEPDTKVLRSHIYQLRSLMDKPFQHDYLQTVAKVGYRLVAEPSLPIE from the coding sequence ATGAAACTCTTGTTGGTGGAAGACCACAAAGACATTGCGGGCGTCATCTTTGACTATTTCGAACTCAAGGGATTTGACCTTGATTATGCGAATAATGGTCAGCATGGTTATGATTTGGCAACAGCTGAGCATTACGACGTCATCATTCTGGATGTTATGTTGCCTAAGATGGATGGCTTGACTGTGTGTAAATCATTGCGAGAAGTAGGCGTTGATATACCGATTCTCATGTTAACGGCACGGGACACTAAAGAAGACATCTTGGCAGGGTTTGATAGCTTGGCAGATGATTATTTGGTCAAACCTTTTGACTTAGAGATTCTAGATTCACGCCTGCAAGCCTTGGTGCGTCGTCAGCAAGGAAAATTGGCCAATCGTACCCTGTCGTTTGGCCAATTAACGTTAGACACCAAAAACCGTATGTTACAGCGTGAAGGCAGTCGTTATGCCTTAAACCCTTCGCAGTTCACCATCCTAAAATTGCTGCTGCTAAAAGCGCCTGATGTGGTCAGTAAAGACGAAATTTGTGATGCCTTGTGGGGCGATGAGGAGCCAGACACTAAGGTGCTGCGCAGTCATATTTATCAATTGCGCAGTCTTATGGATAAGCCATTCCAGCATGATTATTTACAGACAGTTGCTAAAGTGGGTTACCGTTTAGTGGCTGAGCCCAGTTTGCCAATTGAATAA